A segment of the Candidatus Brevundimonas phytovorans genome:
CTGGTGTGGCCGGTGATGGAGATGCGGTTGGGCAGCTGGTTGATGACCTTGGCGATGGCCCGCAGCAGCAGCTGGGCGCGCGGGTTGGGTCGGGTCGAGCCGTTCTCGAACATCGAGCGGCCTTCCTGATCGACCAGCTGGATGCGCAGGCCCTCGGGCGTCTGGTCGATGATCAGCTGTTTGGACAGCTCGGCCAGCTCGGGCATGGCCTGCATGGCCTGACGCAGGGATTCGGCGGCGCTGGCGAAGTCGGCGGCCTCACGCCTGGCGATCTCGGCCCGCAGGGCGGATTCGCTGGCGCCGGCCAGATTGGTGCTCTGACCGGCCTCTTCGGAGGTTTCCGGGGCCTCGGGCGCCAGTTGTTCGATCATGGCCATGGAGCCGGAGCTCTTGGCGCCGTCGTCGCCCAGGGCCGTGCCGCCGAGAATGCCGCCGGACCCGGAGGTCGAGGCGGAGACGTTGGCCGGGGCGAAGTATTCGGCGATGCCGCGCTTCTGCTCCGGGTCGGTCGTGTTGATCAGCCACATCAGCAGGAAGAAGGCCATCATGGCCGTGACGAAGTCGGCGTAGGCGACTTTCCACGCGCCGCCGTGGTGACCGCCGGCGATCACCTTCTTTACCTTCTTGATGAGGATCGGGCGATCGCTCACGGACATGGGCAGGCCAATCTTAACGTCGTCTGTTAGCCGTGAATCACACGCGGGCCGTTAAGAAGCGGTTGCGGTGCGGGCGTTTCCGAACGCCACCTTGCCGCGCGGCGAGCCACGGCTTAGGTCAGGCCTGTGACCATGACCTCATCTCCTTCCGAATTCGACGCCAAGGCCTATCGCAAGGCGCTGGGCGGTTTCGCCACCGGCGTCTGCGTGGTGACGGCCCATACGGCCGAGGGGCCGCTGGGCATTACGGTCAACAGCTTTACCTCGGTGTCGCTGGATCCGCCGCTGGTGCTGTGGTGCATGGACATCAAGTCGGATCGTCACGACGCCTTTGCCGGCGCCGAGCGGTTCGCGGTTCACGTCTTGCCGGTCGAGGATCAGGCCATGTCGGACCGCTTCGCCTGGGGCGTCTGCACCCTGTCGGACGATGAGTTCGAGGTTGGCGATCCCGCGCCGCCGCGCCTGCGCAACGCCGTGACGCGGCTGGACTGCACCACCCATGACCGCATCGTCATGGGCGACCATCTGGTGATCGTGGGCCGGGTCGCCGCCTTCGAGGCTCACCCCGGCGACGCCCTGACCTATTTCCGCGGCAAGTACGGGCAGGCGGTCGATCCGGGAGCGTGAACTTTCTGTTCGTCATCCTCCGGCAAGCCGCGCAGCGGCGCTGACCGGGGGACCCAGCGGCGCCGAAGGCGATCTCTATTGCAAGTGCGGCGCGTGGGCTTTCGCCCTCCGGGCGCCGCTGGGTCCCCCGGTCTCGCTGCGCTCGCCGGAGGATGACGGAAGTGGGATTTACGCCCCCAGCAGCCTCGCCGCCTTGGGGGCGAAGTAGGTGAGGACGCCGGAGGCGCCGGCGCGCTTGAAGGCGTGCAGGGTTTCCAGGATGGCGCGGTCTTCCTCCAGCCAGCCGTTGGCGATGGAGGCATGCATCATCGCGTACTCGCCGGACACCTGATAGGCGAAGGTCGGGATCTTGAAGGTGTCCGAGACCAGCTTGACGATGTCGAGATAGGGCAGGCCCGGCTTGACGATCAGGGCGTCGGCGCCCTCGGAAATGTCCATCGCCACCTCGCGCAGCGCCTCGTCGGCGTTGGCGTAGTCCATCTGATAGGTCTTCTTGTCGCCGGTCAGGGACTTGGACGAGCCCACCGCGTCGCGGTAGGGGCCGTAGAAGGCCGAGGCGTACTTGGCGGCGTAGCTGATGATCAGGGTGTCGGGCAGGCCGTTGGCTTCCAGCGCCTCGCGGATGGCCTGGACACGACCGTCCATCATGTCGGACGGGGCGACGGCGTCGGCGCCGGCATGGGCGTGAATGAAGGCCTGTTCCACCAGACGTTCGATGCTGGCGTCGTTGACGATGCGGCCGTTCTCCATGACGCCGTCGTGGCCGTGGTCGGTGTAGCAGTCGAGCGCCACGTCAGTCATGACGCCGATCTCGGGGGCTGCGTCCTTGATGGCCTTGATGCAGTCGGGGATCAGGCCGTCCGGGTCGCTGGCGGCGGTGCCGACACTGTCCTTGATGGCGCCGTCCACGTTCGGGAAGAGGGCGATCATCGGGATGCCCAGATCGCGCGCCTCGACGGCGGCCTTGGCGGCTTCTTTCGGAGACAGGCGGAAGACGCCCGGCATGGAGGGGACCGCTTGGCGGTCGTCGGACCCGTCATGGACGATGATCGGCCAGATCAGGTCGGCGGGCGTCAGGGTCGTCTCGGCGACCAGACGGCGCACCCAGGGCTGCGAGCGCAGGCGACGCGGGCGGGCGTAGGGGAAGGCGGCGGGCTGGAACGGCATGGTCATGCAGGGCTCATAGTCCGGTAGGCGGGGCAGGGAAACGGCCTTGGCGGTCGCATATCGGACCTCAGCGGCGAAAAAACAGAGTCCAATTCGTCTGAATAGTCTGAAAACGTCTCTTCGAGAGGCAGAGACTAGCGCGCCTCTGCGTCACGAGCGGACACAGGATGCGGCGCAGGGCGTTGTCGGGGTGACGTTTCCCAAGCGCTTGGCTAAAAGCAGCATGAACGCCCCGTCAGAGGGCTAGAGTCGGGAGTAAAAGATCATGGAATTCGCCCTCAACGACGACCAGCGCGCCATTCAGGACGCGGCGCGGGCCTTTGCCGACGCCGAGCTGGCGCCGCATTCGGCCCGGTGGGACGAGGACAAGCACTTCCCGGTCGATGTCATGCGCCACGCGGCCGAGATGGGCTTCTGCGGCATCTATACCGGCGAAGAGCACGGCGGCATGGCCCTGGGGCGGGTCGAGGCGGCGCTGATCTTTGAGGAGCTGTCGCGCGGGGACGTGGCGACGGCGGCCTTCATCTCGATCCACAATATGGCGACGTGGATGATCGACAAGTTCGGGTCTGACGATCTGCGGTCGCGCTTCGTCCCGTCGCTGACGACGATGGACAAGATCGCCAGCTATTGCCTGACCGAGCCGGGCTCGGGGTCGGACGCGGCGGCGCTGCGCACGACCGCAGTGCGCGACGGCGATCATTTCGTGCTGAACGGGTCCAAGGCCTTCATCTCGGGCGCCGGGACGTCCGACGTCTATGTGGTCATGGTCCGCACGGGCGGCGAAGGGGCCAAGGGCGTCAGCGCCGTGGTGGTCGAGGCGGGGACGCCCGGCCTGTCGTTCGGCGCACAGGAAAAGAAGATGGGCTGGAACGCCCAGCCGACCGCCGTGGTCAGCTTTGACGACTGCCGGATTCCGGTCGCCAACCTGCTGGGCGAAGAGGGGGCAGGCTTCAAATATGCCATGGCCGGTCTGGACGGCGGGCGGTTGAATATCGCCGCCTGTTCGCTGGGCGGGGCGCGGCTGGCGCTGGAGACGGCGCAGGACTACGTCGCCACGCGCAAGCAGTTCGGTCAGGCTATCGGCCAGTTTCAGGCGCTGCAGTTCCGTCTGGCCGACATGGCGACGGACCTGGAGGCGGCGCGCCTGATGGTGCTGCGCGGGGCCTGGGCCATCGACAACAATCACCCGGAAAAGACCAAGTGGTGCGCCATGGCCAAGCGGCTGGCCACTGACGCCTGCTTCCACATCGCCGACGAGGCGCTGCAGATCCACGGCGGCTATGGCTACCTGAAGGACTATCCGCTGGAACGGATCGTGCGCGACCTGCGGGTGCACCGCATTCTGGAAGGCACCAATGAGATCATGCGCGTCATCATCGCGCGGGAGCTGGCGCGATGAGCGATCAAATGGCCGAAGCTGAAGTCATCACCCGCGTCGACAACGGCGTCGGTCGCATCACCCTGAACCGGCCCAAGGCGATCCATGCCCTGAACCGGGCGATGTGCGAGGCGATGACCGAGGCGCTGCTGAGTTGGCGCGACGACGAGGCTGTGCGCTCGGTGCTGATCGACCATGCGGGCGAGCGCGGCTTCTGCGCCGGGGGCGACATTCGCATGATCGCCGAGAGCGGGGCGGGGGATGCGTCGGAGGCGAAGGCCTTCTTCAAGACCGAGTATCGGCTGAACCATCTGATGTTCGAATATCCCAAGCCGATCGCGGCCATCGTCGACGGCATCGTCATGGGCGGCGGCGTGGGCATCAGCGAGCCGGCGGATGTGCGCATCGCCACCGAGCGGACCACCTACGCCATGCCTGAGACGGGCATCGGCCTGTTCCCCGATGTGGGCGGGGGCTGGTTCCTGTCGCGTCTGCCGGGACAGACGGGCGTCTGGCTGGCGCTGACGGGGGCGCGGCTGAAGGCGGCGGATACGGTGGCCCTGGGCATCCACACCCATTTCGTCGAGAGCGGCGCGACGGCGGCCTTGAAGGACGAACTTCTCGCCCATCCGGCTGATCCCAAGGCCGTGGCCGACCGCGTGGCGGGCGAGGCCGGGCCGGCGCCGCTGGATGCGCACCGCGAGGCCATCGACCGGCTGTTCGCCTTCGATACGGTCGAGGAGATCTTCGCCGCGCTGGAGGCCGATGGGTCGGAATGGGCGCTGGCGCAGTTGAAGACGCTGAAGACCAAGTCGCCGCAGTCGCTGAAGGTGTCGCTTCGTCAGATCCGCATCGGCGCGACTCTCGCGTCGTTCGCCGACAACATGGCGATGGAATACGCCCTGGGCGGTCGGGTGGTGCGCACCCATGATTTCCAGGAAGGCGTCCGCGCCGTCATCGTCGACAAGGACAATGCGCCGAAGTGGTCGCCCGCCGACCTTTCGGGCGTCAGCGACGCGACGTTGGACGCCCTGTTTGCGCCTCTGCCCGCAGACGAGGCCTGGTCGCCGCTCTGAAAACGTCGCTGCGGCGCAACATTTGTTGTTCCAAGTCGCCTTGAGGGCTATCTAGGCGGCATGAGTACGCGCTGGACCCCTGAATCCTGGAGAAACAAGCCCGTCGTGCATATGCCGACGGACTATCCTGACATGGCCGAACTGGCCCGTGTCGAAGACGAGCTGCGGGCCATGCCGCCCCTGGTCTTTGCTGGCGAAGCCCGCAAACTGACCCAGCATCTCGCACAGGTGGAGGCGGGCGACGCCTTCCTCCTTCAAGGGGGCGACTGCGCCGAGAGCTTCAAGGAGTTCTCGACCGACAACATTCGCGACACCTTCCGCCTGATCCTGCAGATGGCGGTTGTCCTGACCTTCGCCGGGCGCAAGCCGGTGGTGAAGGTCGGCCGCATCGCTGGTCAGTTCGCCAAGCCGCGATCATCGCCGCTGGAGGAAATCGGCGGCGTCGAGCTGCCGTCCTATCGCGGCGACATCATCAACGGCATGGGCTTCACGCCGGAAGAGCGCGTGCCCGATCCGCAGCGCCTGCTGAAGGCCTATAACCAGTCGGCCTCGACGCTGAACCTGCTGCGCGCCTTCGCCGGCGGCGGCTATGCCGATCTGTACAACATCCACCGCTGGACGCTCGGCTTCGCCGACAATGGCGCGGGCGCGGCCTATCGCGAGCTGGCCGACAAGATCACCGAGGCCCTGGCCTTCATGGAGGCGGTCGGCGTCACGCCGGAAACGCATCCTGACCTGTCGCGCGTCGAGGTGTTCACCAGTCACGAAGCCCTGCTGCTGAACGTCGAGAGCGCCCTGACGCGCCTGGAAGGCTCGTCAGGCGAGTGGTTCGACACCTCGGCCCACATGCTGTGGATCGGCGAGCGCACCCGTCAGCTGGACGGCGCGCATATCGAGTTCATGCGCGGCATCTCGAACCCCATCGGCGTCAAGTGCGGGCCGACCATGACGGCGGAAGACATCCTGCCGCTGATCGACGCCCTGAACCCGAACAATATTCCAGGCCGTCTGACCCTGATCGGCCGCTTTGGCCACGACAAGGTCGGCGATCGTCTGCCGGCCCTGATGCGGGCG
Coding sequences within it:
- a CDS encoding flagellar motor protein MotB produces the protein MSVSDRPILIKKVKKVIAGGHHGGAWKVAYADFVTAMMAFFLLMWLINTTDPEQKRGIAEYFAPANVSASTSGSGGILGGTALGDDGAKSSGSMAMIEQLAPEAPETSEEAGQSTNLAGASESALRAEIARREAADFASAAESLRQAMQAMPELAELSKQLIIDQTPEGLRIQLVDQEGRSMFENGSTRPNPRAQLLLRAIAKVINQLPNRISITGHTSAVAGSSRASGAGDWSLSSARADASRLVLQGAGVNADRVYSVAGKAGSDPLYPDDPSLAGNRRIAIVLLREAPVLPTDTSL
- a CDS encoding flavin reductase family protein, whose product is MTSSPSEFDAKAYRKALGGFATGVCVVTAHTAEGPLGITVNSFTSVSLDPPLVLWCMDIKSDRHDAFAGAERFAVHVLPVEDQAMSDRFAWGVCTLSDDEFEVGDPAPPRLRNAVTRLDCTTHDRIVMGDHLVIVGRVAAFEAHPGDALTYFRGKYGQAVDPGA
- the hemB gene encoding porphobilinogen synthase; protein product: MTMPFQPAAFPYARPRRLRSQPWVRRLVAETTLTPADLIWPIIVHDGSDDRQAVPSMPGVFRLSPKEAAKAAVEARDLGIPMIALFPNVDGAIKDSVGTAASDPDGLIPDCIKAIKDAAPEIGVMTDVALDCYTDHGHDGVMENGRIVNDASIERLVEQAFIHAHAGADAVAPSDMMDGRVQAIREALEANGLPDTLIISYAAKYASAFYGPYRDAVGSSKSLTGDKKTYQMDYANADEALREVAMDISEGADALIVKPGLPYLDIVKLVSDTFKIPTFAYQVSGEYAMMHASIANGWLEEDRAILETLHAFKRAGASGVLTYFAPKAARLLGA
- a CDS encoding isobutyryl-CoA dehydrogenase, which codes for MEFALNDDQRAIQDAARAFADAELAPHSARWDEDKHFPVDVMRHAAEMGFCGIYTGEEHGGMALGRVEAALIFEELSRGDVATAAFISIHNMATWMIDKFGSDDLRSRFVPSLTTMDKIASYCLTEPGSGSDAAALRTTAVRDGDHFVLNGSKAFISGAGTSDVYVVMVRTGGEGAKGVSAVVVEAGTPGLSFGAQEKKMGWNAQPTAVVSFDDCRIPVANLLGEEGAGFKYAMAGLDGGRLNIAACSLGGARLALETAQDYVATRKQFGQAIGQFQALQFRLADMATDLEAARLMVLRGAWAIDNNHPEKTKWCAMAKRLATDACFHIADEALQIHGGYGYLKDYPLERIVRDLRVHRILEGTNEIMRVIIARELAR
- a CDS encoding enoyl-CoA hydratase/isomerase family protein, whose product is MAEAEVITRVDNGVGRITLNRPKAIHALNRAMCEAMTEALLSWRDDEAVRSVLIDHAGERGFCAGGDIRMIAESGAGDASEAKAFFKTEYRLNHLMFEYPKPIAAIVDGIVMGGGVGISEPADVRIATERTTYAMPETGIGLFPDVGGGWFLSRLPGQTGVWLALTGARLKAADTVALGIHTHFVESGATAALKDELLAHPADPKAVADRVAGEAGPAPLDAHREAIDRLFAFDTVEEIFAALEADGSEWALAQLKTLKTKSPQSLKVSLRQIRIGATLASFADNMAMEYALGGRVVRTHDFQEGVRAVIVDKDNAPKWSPADLSGVSDATLDALFAPLPADEAWSPL
- a CDS encoding 3-deoxy-7-phosphoheptulonate synthase class II, whose amino-acid sequence is MSTRWTPESWRNKPVVHMPTDYPDMAELARVEDELRAMPPLVFAGEARKLTQHLAQVEAGDAFLLQGGDCAESFKEFSTDNIRDTFRLILQMAVVLTFAGRKPVVKVGRIAGQFAKPRSSPLEEIGGVELPSYRGDIINGMGFTPEERVPDPQRLLKAYNQSASTLNLLRAFAGGGYADLYNIHRWTLGFADNGAGAAYRELADKITEALAFMEAVGVTPETHPDLSRVEVFTSHEALLLNVESALTRLEGSSGEWFDTSAHMLWIGERTRQLDGAHIEFMRGISNPIGVKCGPTMTAEDILPLIDALNPNNIPGRLTLIGRFGHDKVGDRLPALMRAVKAEGKRVIWSIDPMHGNTLKAANGYKTRPFDRVMGEVRTFIDVAEAEGVHPGGVHLEMTGQNVTECIGGAQAVTEDELSSRYHTHCDPRLNADQSLELAFLVAERLKAGRQARAEAA